In Montipora foliosa isolate CH-2021 chromosome 9, ASM3666993v2, whole genome shotgun sequence, the DNA window GCAAGGACCTAGGCGTTGGTCACTCCAGCTGATGCCAAGGATCTGGCAAAGGTGGAAACTGTTCAGCTTCTGCTCTTGCTTGGCCTTTGTTGTCCAAGTTTCACTCCCATAATGCTACAGGAAGGTGCTAACGACGCAGGCGTTGTACACTGCAATCTTCGTTAATTGGAGTGGTCAGCTTGTAATGGGATTCTCCCTGACACGAGTGGTCAATAGTTCCAGGGTTTTTGCGGCACGCGGTCCTGATGTATATAGACTTTAAGACACACTTGACGTTTTTATAGCCATTCATATTTTTAATATAAATGCACTTCCCCATCAGCTCCACTGATAACTTTTATCGTCTTAAAAAAGACTACAGTAGTTTAGTTCAAGCTGCCTTTGCATCAGGGTGCAGGGGTGCATTTGGGGGTGCATTTGGGGATCTatttgggggtgcagggatgacgcagtggtgagagcactcgcctcccaccaatgtggcccgggttcgattcccagactcggcgtcatttgtgggtcgagtttgttggttctgtactctgctccaagacgtttttctccgggtagtccCCTCTCCTCTctacttgatttgctttcattgttaatttcagtttacagtgtccccatttAGTGCTCTTAGTTCCTTTCCCGCCTGATATGTTAGCTACGCcgtgctgatgaggcccaaaaggccgaaacagctgtccatggctgctaattgaccgggtgaaatggttgtgcgcatgcttGATGTgttgggttggtgttagcgtgtgtcaccttgcttttattattgttctttcctttccctttcctTTAAATGAGCGCGTTGGCACATCCCATCTTTCTTTGCGCTATGATTGGCGTAATTTGAAAGACATCTGGGTAAAAAACAGTCGTCAACCCTCAGTCGCAAGAAGGGAGGGAAGGGGCTTACCCAATCAGAAAACTATGCCAAGCCAAAACGATACAAAAAACCCAATGGCTCTGCCGGCTCTGTGCGTGCGTTTtccattttggtacatttcttttgtCAAGGTTCAAACTGCAACCAGAGTTGACAATCAAGACATAAATTGTTGCTACTCCGGTTTGGAGAATTACGATTGTAGCTAAAAAGTTGCAATTAAAAGACGACCCAACGTTTGATCTAGTGTCTTCATCGGGGATAATCCAAAGCTTTctgaggagcaaggatggcacagtcggttagtgcgcggccttcgTGCAAGAGGTCCCAAGTTCGATCTCCGGATCTCACATCCACGTTTCTACTTCTTTCCTTTcggctttaaatacccgtagaacggagcactgatggtgAGGGGGGAGCAAAAGGAGCGCCCGTCGACCTCAGgcttgtcagttgaattactgttacgattTATTCACGTTAAATAAGGTtggtttactttactttagagTCTGTTTATATGCTGCCCTGGGAGCAGAGTCTCtgtcgatcttcctagataagtcgggaagaggaaagtagactctgccagccggctcgatattttgtgttgagcatgcgttaaaagtTCAAATGTATTCGGGAGTCACTTACgcgtgactagtaaccgcaaaaccaaaacaaacagtagggATATCTTCGAtcactctggcaaacacacgacaacgcaacgaatcatttccttggaaagtcaagatagttcaagtttttaaattgccattttacTTGTTACTTTAAAAATTGATAGGTTTCTCAATTATGGCAAACTAGTTTCAAATCTATGAGATACTCATAGGAATTTAGACAATATTAAAAATGGTCACGCTGTTGTgaacttaaaaaatattgatgacgcgtggcgattgatcatgcgcacaaattaaaaaaacaggtttgacaagtcgaaactggactgactcatccatttctttggatgagcggcaaatcaaagaaagtcgagccggctggcagagtctactttcctcttccctaCTTACCTAGGAACATcgaaagagagactgctcgcagggtattaTATGATTACTGATTTGTTAAAAGGAAGGATGCGTCATTAATAATGATTAGCGTCCTCTTCTTTCAAGAAGATGCAAATTACTGTCAGGTAAAAGGccgctaaccctaaccctaaaatcACACATCTTGAAAAGTATTTCTCTTTTGACTCCAACCACCCTATTTGCCATAACAAGTCCGTCGCTGTAACGTTGAAGTTGACGTCCGTATAGCCGCTGTCGTCGTTAGCGTTAGCTCCCTACCTCTCCTCGTTACTTTTGTGTCTGCAAACTTTCTTTGGGAATTTATTGAgtttaaagctcaaaatttcaCCAAAGTTTGTTAAACTAACTAATTTATAACTGTTGCGCGCAAAACTGAGGTGAGAGTAGCTCTTCGTGAACTTTGAAGACTTATGCGTCGCTTACGAAAACCAAAGTTGACTGTTGACAGCGATTTATTGCAGCAAGCTGAATGACTGAAAAGGTGACCATACAGTTAGGCAAAACGAAGTGTCTCACCCCAATTTTCGCACAGTGAATAAGCGGTGGGAAAACTACCTTAATCACACCTCACCCATCTCAGGAAAATACGTCTTTAATGTAGTATTATTTGTGTCAAGAGTTATAAATGCAATTGCAGCATATTTACAAcaatttcttttcatatttaaatttgctAACCACTGCTACACAAAAAAcctttgttttgctttggttGGGAACTTAATTGGATGATGTGACATCAAACATCGCTAATTCTCAAGCCATTTAGCAAAAAATAACCTGCAATAAGGACTATGTAACAAAGACTTCTATTAATTAAAATTCAggaaaaaaggtttttgtgcACTTaagtttcattgtttttttaatcCTTTAAAGACGGACCAACAGGTTCTCAGCTTAAAATGCATCAATCCTCACCCCTTTTCCACCATACTGCACTGAATGACGATCGACTTACAACACATATAGAAGTTTCTAATCGTACTACCGGGAGTTCAAATTCCCAGCTTTTGAACATTCGCTTGTATAGAACTGCTACTGGGCATTAaacatttcattgttaaacagtGGACACCTGGAATTATCTTAGCCAAAACTTGGGTCTGTGTTCTCTTTTAAATCTCACCTTAGCCAAAGTATTGTTGGcgaaaggaaaaattaacaaGCGGCAAATGGGGAGGGGCGCTCTGAAATATGTATTTCATAGCCTGCGAATATGGGCACtactaaaccacaaaacagcaaaacgaaacactaaaacaccatgtatgaccccacaaTACATTGAATAcaaaccgacaaaggttggatttgagaattgctcctaattcattaaGATTAAGGTTAGGATTCaaattaagactgagattaggagcattaactttttaggcctaattaggcctaaaacgatgtttaatctcaaatacaacctttgtcagttagtaTTCAGTGTAttgtggggtcatacatggtgttttggtgatGAGCAATGAATGAGAGGCGGCTGTAATCGTAGGCTAGGTAGTTCACAGCGCCCCACCACATTCTCCCGGCGGCTTATGCCTCTCCCACCAATAATACCGCCAGCTACACTGGCTAATCTTAACTTAGATCACTGTTGATTAAGAAATTTTAACCATCAACGATGAACTATGTTCGTCTTTCCTTTATGTTATTATTTTATGTCTACACACTACTTGCCTTTGGTGTCTTAGTTAGCATATTGTCACTGAAAACTCCATGAGGGGAGTGTCAATAAAGTTCTGTCATTTCTAGGTTATtaatcagggcccggttgttcgaaagccgattagcttaatccaggattagcgtaaacttttgtttcaagttttcaactttttggtgaaagtttttttttgctaatttttgtttttctagattgaattcttctaatgtaaagttttgctaattatcagcgttgaacagcattttggagtagagaaataaactccttggttaatttttaatctggaattaccgttaatcggcttttgaacaaccgggcccagaggtATAGTTAACCAGAATATTGGAAAAGGAAGCCTGGAAACTGGCCTGTTCTCTCACTGGTCCCATTATAAAAAACATGATCTGACTTGCTAATCGTAAACCCTACTCCTGCAGTCTCAAAAACTACTTTCCCTTGTTCACCGCACCATGGCTCTGGCCCCTGGAtgtttgaaataaatttgtATGTGTTCCCTGGCTCTAAAATCACGGGAGAGTTGAACAAAACATCAAATCCATAATAGGCATGGTCCATGTCTTTTTCACATGAATAAGTTCCAGATGTTTTTACCAGAGATGAGCCATGTGTCACATCAGTAACTTCAGTGGAAACTGTGTACTCACCACCCTCACAGCCGAAATGCTGTACTCCCAAAAGACTGATAGACTTGTTTACTTGAAGGCAGAGAGAATGCGAGTCGCAAAAATTCCACCACAAGGGATCTGTTCCAGGCTGTATGAAGTGCGTGAATCGCCAACATCGATCTGTAAAGCCAAGCCTTGGAGACTGTGCAAATGGCAAAGGAGATGTCAGTACTTGATTGTAGTGCTTCACCATGACACCAATTTCTTGAGCATTTAATATGTTGGAGTCAATTACAAAAGAAGCAAACTCCTTTTCTGACATCACGGGAAATCTTATTTCTTTTAGGATCTCCTCTCCAATGATTCTTCTCTTTGCCTCGCCATCCACGGCTAACCCTTGCCCCTCACATCTGTGCTTGGCCCAGTGATCAAGAGCCTTAAACAACTCCACTTCCTTGATATTCAACctgtccctctttactacagaTTTCAATAGGGATCCATGAACCGTAACAAAATCATCTGACGTCACAGCTTCGGCTGCATTGCGCTCGATCACATCCCAGCATTGATTTTTCAACTCTTTATCTTCAAATTTCTCGCCGTGTGAGAGAATGGAGAAAACGTTGGATGGCCCCACGTTATCTCGAAGAAATTTGCTACACTCATCAGCAAGTGAAGGCACTAAGTATTTCTTCGCCAAGTAATGCACACGCATTACATTACTTCCGGTTAGCTGTACTTCATCGCTgtaaaagaaacgaaaaaactCCAGTACACTCTCGTACTCACAGTCAGGCAGTTCAATAGAGTCCCTAGAGTCCGCCATTGGACCGTAAAACATGGCATAGAACACAGGGCTGCTTATTGAAAGCACAAATTTGTGAGCTGGAATCACCTTACTTTCGATTTCACTTTTGTCATTCGACACGGGAACAATGAACTTCACATCGCTCAGTAATTCcttgttaaaaacaaatttcgttCTTTGGCTGACAGATGAGCATTTTGTCTGCCAGTTTTCTTCAACGCTAGCCATTGCACTTTGCATGTATTTCCTGTTTACCCTGAGTACAGTATTTTGGAAACGCACTGGAAATGGGTAGGGGCTGGGAACTAATAGCTTGAAGCTAGTCGACTTAGCCTTCCGGCGCCCTCATCTTAAGGCCAGGTGGCTCAGCGAGAAGGAAAAGTGCGAAACGCGGTtgtcaacctcgttctcagggtgttctcggctttcaatatggcggcgggtcttgagaagaccctggcacacagtgaactaaaaagatcgctgattggtgcttttctcacatgaactctgattggtttaatgtcggaagaaagatggcggctagtgaggagagccagaagaagaacagaattcgtgtttaaatcattttcaaaattgtagctgttccgtaagaagcagctgcaaattaacaagcataacagtcaaaaataattcaccgttttttcacgttgtacgatgatctacatcaggcctcgattccaatttaaaactacgttggcttttcacggCCTCCggcatagcgatcgctctataatatagaaggatataatgtttcaaagacgtaacggtaattaagtgattttatttcgtacgtacctttacgttttggttcattttggcgtctcacaattgtaattccctgacgcgagtattgttactgttgttcaatgttttcaccatgtcagattgtgttacaaattataaaattgtgcaacagggtttatagattattgatgtggttgatttagcagttgtatgtggttctgttgactcgtgtgacagctgcaatgaaggcgggtctgttaaatacaggtcaagactagaggtcgctgctccaataatcaacaactaagccaaaagtttccccgagacctgaaacaacatttttgttgagtgattagcgctagcagacacttttggtgttgtttatttgtctgcagcacggtgacatgtacactcacctgtggaaattgacctgtgttttatttcaatagacctgcagctgcagtaatccatattctttcctatctcttccacactcttcagctagtgcatggtgcacagagagatctagctcggtcggttttcatcattgccttttactttcattaattcTTCTCTGACTGGGCGGGACGCCTCATCCAACTCCGGGAAAACTTCTACGCACCTCTATAAACTCCCTTATGTTGGCCGGTTTTCTGAAATCGCCCAGACCAAGTTAAGACAAATACTCAAACACTATTGCAAAGCTGATTTAGATATTAAGTTGGTCTTTAGTACATTTAAACTTAGAAACATGTTCAGCGTGAAAGATTCAGTACCGCAAGGTCTACGTTCGCGTGTCGTTTATAAATTCTCGTGTGCTGGCTGTAATGCcagctacattggcgagaccACTCGCCACCTACGTACGCGTGCTCGTGAGCATCTCTTGTCGGACAAGTCTTCGCATGTTTACAGACACCTGCAGTCATCTAGGGCCTGTCATGACTCTTGTAACACAGAATGTTTCACGATCTTAGATTctgccgcctcaaaattccaaattaagtgggaaaatcccatccttaatcagcagttgaggcatttagatttgtctctttctttttaattacgttgttcttttgtcttttattttattgctatgtgcgctatttttgttttctgcgcatttcacacttcatatttaaattgtacgcaagttctgacatgtaattttgcaacataccttaacataaattcaaatgtacaaccgttgaaaagctcatttgcaactgaagatgacatgagtatgtcgaaacatgttttgtaaattgaaaacgatcgtttcttttttgagagtcATTAATAAgaaatattaatctcctcaccccaaacaaagtgcatgtcatcttgtaattttccaagagagttatttaagattgtgaagtcttatcaataattattattcttgaaaataattgtaaggcttatc includes these proteins:
- the LOC137969742 gene encoding BTB/POZ domain-containing protein 2-like isoform X1, coding for MQSAMASVEENWQTKCSSVSQRTKFVFNKELLSDVKFIVPVSNDKSEIESKVIPAHKFVLSISSPVFYAMFYGPMADSRDSIELPDCEYESVLEFFRFFYSDEVQLTGSNVMRVHYLAKKYLVPSLADECSKFLRDNVGPSNVFSILSHGEKFEDKELKNQCWDVIERNAAEAVTSDDFVTVHGSLLKSVVKRDRLNIKEVELFKALDHWAKHRCEGQGLAVDGEAKRRIIGEEILKEIRFPVMSEKEFASFVIDSNILNAQEIGVMVKHYNQVLTSPLPFAQSPRLGFTDRCWRFTHFIQPGTDPLWWNFCDSHSLCLQVNKSISLLGVQHFGCEGGEYTVSTEVTDVTHGSSLVKTSGTYSCEKDMDHAYYGFDVLFNSPVILEPGNTYKFISNIQGPEPWCGEQGKVVFETAGVGFTISKSDHVFYNGTSERTGQFPGFLFQYSG
- the LOC137969742 gene encoding BTB/POZ domain-containing protein 2-like isoform X2, giving the protein MRVHYLAKKYLVPSLADECSKFLRDNVGPSNVFSILSHGEKFEDKELKNQCWDVIERNAAEAVTSDDFVTVHGSLLKSVVKRDRLNIKEVELFKALDHWAKHRCEGQGLAVDGEAKRRIIGEEILKEIRFPVMSEKEFASFVIDSNILNAQEIGVMVKHYNQVLTSPLPFAQSPRLGFTDRCWRFTHFIQPGTDPLWWNFCDSHSLCLQVNKSISLLGVQHFGCEGGEYTVSTEVTDVTHGSSLVKTSGTYSCEKDMDHAYYGFDVLFNSPVILEPGNTYKFISNIQGPEPWCGEQGKVVFETAGVGFTISKSDHVFYNGTSERTGQFPGFLFQYSG